The Aeromicrobium yanjiei DNA segment TGTTGATGACGTACGTCGACGACCAGCGCCGGCGCATCTCGACGTGGAGCGTGGACGTCCGCCCGCGCAGGGTGTGCAGATAGGCCAGCCCGTCGTCATTGAGCTCGTCGACGAGTGCGAGGTAGGTCTCCTCGTTCCCGCGGTCGCTCATGTCGTTGAACTGTCCGCCGGGGGAGATCCGCAGGCCCACGCGATCGGCACCGATCCGGGCCGCGACGGCGCGGACGACCTCGACCACGAAGCGTGCCCGGTTGACCGGCGATCCGCCGTACTCGTCGGTCCGCAGGTTCGTCGACGGGCAGAGGAACTGGTGCAGCAGGTAGCCGTTGGCGCCGTGCAGCTCGACGCCGTCGAGCCCGGCCGCGACGGCGCGCTCTGCGGCCGAGGCGAAGTCGTCGATCGTGGTCCTGATCTCCGAGGTCGTCATGGCGCGCGGCTCCAGGGCCGGGACCATCTCGCCGGAGAACGTCGCGACCTCGAGATCCGCGGTCACCGCGCTGGGGGCGAGCAGCTCGCCGCCCTCGGGGAGCAGCGACGGGTGACCGATGCGCCCGGTGTGCATCAGCTGGCAGAAGACCCGGCCGTGGGCCTCGTGCACCGCCGTCGCGATGTCAGCCCACGCGGCCTGCTGGGCGTCCGTGTGGATGCCGGGGGTGTGCGGATAGCCCTGGGCGGCGGCGCTGGGGTGCGTGCCCTCGGTGACGATCAGACCGGCGCCGGCGCGCTGGCGGTAGTACTCGGCAGCGCTGGCCGGCAGGACGCCGTCGACGTCGGCCCGGTTGCGCGTCATGGGAGCCATGACGACGCGGTTGGCCAGCTCGATGCGGCCCAGCTTCCAGGGGGTGAAGATCACGTCAGCCATGGGTGGTTCCCTTCGGGGTGTTCGGATCGACGGCCTGCAGCATCTGCATCGTGTTGTGCAGGGAGGCCGTCAGGTGGCTCTTCATCGCGACGCGGGCGCCTTCGGCGTCGCGCGAGGTCAGATAGGTGATCAGCTCGCGATGCTCCTCGACCGCCTCCTGCGCACGGCGGACCGTGGCCCCGGAGCGGGAGCGGGCGAGACGCAGCTCGACATTGACCTGGGTGACGGCCTGCGCGAGGCGATCGTTGCCCGCGTGCCGCACGATCAGGTGGTGCAGGTCCAGGGTGTCGAACACCCCGGGCCGCCGGCTCTGCCGCACCTCGGACGTCGACTGGTCCTGGAGCCGGGCCAGATCGGCCAGGCCCGTGCGGTCGATCCGCATCGCGGCCAGCTCCGCAGCCTCGCACTCCAGCGCGATGCGCAGCTCGAAGAGCTCACGCACCTCGCCGAGGTCGAGGCTGCGGACGAAGGCTCCTCGGTGTGACTCCAGGGTCACCAGCCCGAGGTGTGCCAGGCGCTGGAGCGCCTGGCGGACCGGGCCGCGGCTCACGCCGAGATCGGAGGCGATCTCGACCTCGTTGAGCCGCGACCCGGTGGGACGTTCGCCCTGCACGATCTGATCGCGCAACCTGGCCTCGACCTTGTCGGCCAGGGTCAGGTTGCTGCGGTCGATCGGCGTGACGCCGTCCCCCTTGAAGCTGTTGTCAGGCATCGATGTTGACGCACACCGTCTTGACGTCGGTGTAGTCGTGCA contains these protein-coding regions:
- a CDS encoding alkene reductase, whose translation is MADVIFTPWKLGRIELANRVVMAPMTRNRADVDGVLPASAAEYYRQRAGAGLIVTEGTHPSAAAQGYPHTPGIHTDAQQAAWADIATAVHEAHGRVFCQLMHTGRIGHPSLLPEGGELLAPSAVTADLEVATFSGEMVPALEPRAMTTSEIRTTIDDFASAAERAVAAGLDGVELHGANGYLLHQFLCPSTNLRTDEYGGSPVNRARFVVEVVRAVAARIGADRVGLRISPGGQFNDMSDRGNEETYLALVDELNDDGLAYLHTLRGRTSTLHVEMRRRWSSTYVINTGYMGRSELEDLGPIVEAGESDLVSVGRLFISNPDLVERWRHGIERAAWDEDTFYTLGERGYTDYPSATQH
- a CDS encoding GntR family transcriptional regulator, with protein sequence MPDNSFKGDGVTPIDRSNLTLADKVEARLRDQIVQGERPTGSRLNEVEIASDLGVSRGPVRQALQRLAHLGLVTLESHRGAFVRSLDLGEVRELFELRIALECEAAELAAMRIDRTGLADLARLQDQSTSEVRQSRRPGVFDTLDLHHLIVRHAGNDRLAQAVTQVNVELRLARSRSGATVRRAQEAVEEHRELITYLTSRDAEGARVAMKSHLTASLHNTMQMLQAVDPNTPKGTTHG